Proteins encoded by one window of Electrophorus electricus isolate fEleEle1 chromosome 17, fEleEle1.pri, whole genome shotgun sequence:
- the naa25 gene encoding N-alpha-acetyltransferase 25, NatB auxiliary subunit isoform X1, with protein sequence MAARGHVQDPNDRRLRPIYDYLDNGNNKMAIQQAEKLLKKHRDLHCAKVLKAIGLQRTGKQDEAFTLAQEVAGLEPTDDNSLQALTILYREMHRPELVTKLYEAAVRKVPTSEEYHSHLFMAYARVGEYKKMQQAGMALYKIVPKNPYYFWSVMSLVMQAISAQDEKLSHTMFLPLAERMVEKMVKEEKIEAEAEVQLYFMILERLGKYAEALEVVRGQLGEKLTSELQSRENKCMFLYGRLEQWPECNALSRKLLLKNPDDWQFYLSYFDSLFNLIDQSWTPPEEGNHSAEGEVHCSVAQAIGFVEERLASEEVKETRPLRGPYLARLELISRLRQRGSPDEQQLGEPLELMFQYFVKFGDKPCCFTDLKVFLHLLSPDHYVQFVNRLTEAVPLGPVGEDGVALPGDTRALQRHLGAAQLSRCLGLQHALSTDGKLALIHELRAHYRHGLQFGTSCLKTELQFSDMYCLMAAHVYIDLWIETGKEHVLWQCLGLLEEGLAHSPSNAQIKLLLLLLFCRLGAFEPVVDLYSSLDAKHVQHDTIGYLLTRYAESLGQFAAASQACNFSLRFFHSNQKDTSEYIIQAYKYGAFEKIPEFIAFRNRLNNSLHFAQVRTERMLLDLYLDADISSTLEESVKNMSLCPEEDDIPWDSLRDNRDLDVFVSWNPKVQQLSKEHRQLSLEEESLWLRLRSLTLRLAGCLSGLCHSPQAPPPATPHAQRNAEKSAENGVASKPADMQPLLGQLERTLGQAAQFTDKHAHQQYPFLGPPPTRLPQALANGSCQCQLVALQLPLHVQELETSGLDQSAELQAQIANLFKSLTVQLQDMLNKCKGDLLEVTDGRCRAQPSLLENLVFFVETVCVVLWVSSHCSGTLRPLKSSLQKKKKKKKETSTVTPVVLSGFQEFTASLQTLLSQAVEQIQDQESSLTALKLEALSLEGLPQAEDERTFIKAAMDKVQSSYLRSLQEVGDLLRKRADTLKSLKI encoded by the exons ATTACCTTGACAATGGCAATAACAAGATGGCAATCCAGCAGGCCGAAAAACTTCTGAAGAAACACAGGGATCTTCACTGTGCCAAG GTCCTGAAGGCTATTGGTCTGCAGCGCACAGGCAAGCAGGACGAAGCCTTCACCCTCGCCCAGGAGGTGGCTGGCCTGGAGCCCACTGACGACAACTCCCTGCAGGCTCTCACCATCCTGTACCGGGAGATGCATCGAC CGGAGTTGGTGACTAAGCTGTATGAAGCCGCAGTCCGGAAGGTTCCGACCAGTGAGGAGTACCACTCCCATCTCTTCATGGCTTACGCCCGTGTCGGGGAGTACAAGAAAATGCAACAG GCTGGGATGGCCCTCTATAAGATTGTTCCTAAAAACCCATACTACTTCTGGTCAGTGATGAGTTTAGTGATGCAG GCCATCTCCGCGCAGGACGAGAAGCTCTCCCACACCATGTTTCTGCCTCTTGCTGAGCGTATGGTGGAGAAGATGGTCAAAGAGGAGAAGATCGAGGCTGAGGCAGAA GTGCAGCTGTATTTTATGATTCTGGAGCGTCTGGGGAAATATGCGGAGGCGCTGGAGGTCGTGCGGGGACAGCTCGGAG AGAAGCTCACTAGTGAGCTGCAAAGCCGGGAAAACAAGTGCATGTTTCTGTACGGTCGACTGGAGCAGTGGCCCGAGTGCAACGCCCTGTCCCGAAAACTGCTGCTGAAGAA CCCTGATGACTGGCAGTTCTACTTATCATATTTTGATTCCTTATTCAACCTCATTGACCAGAGCTGGACACCACCTGAAGAAGGCAATCA CTCCGCCGAGGGCGAGGTGCACTGCTCCGTGGCCCAGGCCATCGGCTTTGTGGAGGAGCGGCTAGCGTCCGAGGAGGTGAAGGAGACGCGGCCCCTGCGGGGCCCCTACCTGGCCCGCCTGGAGCTGATCAGCCGCCTGCGTCAGAGGGGCTCCCCTGACGAGCAACAGCTGG GAGAACCTCTCGAGCTGATGTTCCAGTACTTTGTGAAATTTGGAGACAAGCCATGTTGCTTCACGGACTTGAAGGTGTTTCTACACCTCCTTTCGCCGGACCATTATGTCCAG TTCGTTAACAGGCTGACGGAGGCCGTGCCGCTGGGGCCAGTGGGCGAGGATGGCGTGGCACTGCCGGGCGACACCCGCGCCCTCCAGAGGCACCTGGGCGCGGCTCAGCTCAGCCGCTGCCTGGGCTTACAGCACGCGCTCAGCACCGACGGCAAACTGGCCCTTATCCATGAGCTCAGGGCACACTACCGTCACGGCCTGCAATTCG GGACATCCTGTCTAAAGACTGAGCTGCAGTTCTCCGACATGTACTGCCTCATGGCTGCCCACGTCTACATTGACCTGTGGATAGAGACGG GTAAGGAGCACGTGCTGTGGCAGTGTCTGGGTCTCCTGGAGGAAGGCCTGGCACACAGCCCATCCAACGCCCAGATCAagctgctcctcctgctcctcttctgTCGCCTGGGCGCTTTCGAGCCCGTGGTGGACCTTTACTCCAGCCTGGACGCCAAGCATGTTCAGCATGACACCATAGG ATACTTACTGACCCGCTATGCCGAGTCCTTGGGCCAGTTTGCTGCTGCCTCCCAGGCGTGTAACTTCTCCCTCAGGTTTTTTCACTCAAACCAGAAAGAT ACCTCAGAATACATCATTCAGGCATACAAGTACGGCGCGTTTGAGAAGATCCCCGAGTTCATCGCCTTTAGGAACCGCCTGAATAACTCGCTGCACTTTGCCCAGGTGCGCACAGAGCGGATGCTGCTGGACCTCTACCTGGACGCTGACAT ATCGTCCACGTTAGAAGAAAGTGTGAAGAACATGTCCTTGTGTCCCGAAGAAGACGACATCCCCTGGGACAGCTTGCGGGACAACCGTGATCTCGACGTGTTTGTCAGCTGGAACCCGAAAGTCCA GCAGCTGAGCAAGGAGCACCGGCAGCTTTCTCTGGAGGAGGAGTCTCTGTGGCTCCGCCTGCGCTCCCTCACGCTCCGGCTGGCCGGCTGCCTCTCGGGCCTGTGCCACTCGCCGCAGGCCCCACCCCCGGCCACGCCCCATGCGCAGCGCAACGCAGAGAAGAGTGCAGAGAACGGGGTGGCGTCCAAACCCGCCGACATGCAGCCGCTGCTGGGACAGCTGGAGCGCACGCTCGGCCAGGCGGCACAGTTCACCGACAAGCACGCACAC CAGCAGTACCCGTTCCTGGGCCCGCCCCCCACGCGCCTGCCCCAGGCTCTGGCCAACGGGTCATGCCAGTGCCAGCTGGTCGCCCTGCAGCTGCCCCTGCATGTCCAGGAGCTGGAGACCTCCGGCCTGG ATCAGTCAGCAGAGCTTCAGGCCCAAATAGCAAATCTCTTCAAATCATTAACAGTACAACTTCAAG AtatgctaaataaatgtaaaggtgACTTACTGGAAGTGACGGATGGCCGATGCAGGGCGCAGCCCTCTCTGCTAGAAAACCTCGTCTTCTTTGTCGAG ACCGTCTGTGTGGTCTTGTGGGTGTCCAGTCACTGCAGCGGCACGCTCCGACCGCTAAAGTCCAGTttgcagaagaagaaaaagaagaaaaaggaaaccAGTACAGTGACA cCAGTGGTGCTCTCTGGATTCCAGGAGTTTACTGCCAGCCTGCAGACCCTTCTCAGCCAGGCAGTGGAGCAGATCCAGGACCAGGAGAGCAGCCTGACGGCGCTGAAGCTTGAGGCCCTATCTCTTGAGGGGCTCCCACAGGCTGAG gATGAGAGGACCTTCATAAAGGCCGCCATGGACAAAGTGCAGAGCAGTTACCTGCGCTCACTGCAGGAGGTCGGAGATCTGCTGCGCAAAAGAGCCGACACGCTAAAATCCCTGAAGATCTGA
- the naa25 gene encoding N-alpha-acetyltransferase 25, NatB auxiliary subunit isoform X2: protein MAARGHVQDPNDRRLRPIYDYLDNGNNKMAIQQAEKLLKKHRDLHCAKVLKAIGLQRTGKQDEAFTLAQEVAGLEPTDDNSLQALTILYREMHRPELVTKLYEAAVRKVPTSEEYHSHLFMAYARVGEYKKMQQAGMALYKIVPKNPYYFWSVMSLVMQAISAQDEKLSHTMFLPLAERMVEKMVKEEKIEAEAEVQLYFMILERLGKYAEALEVVRGQLGEKLTSELQSRENKCMFLYGRLEQWPECNALSRKLLLKNPDDWQFYLSYFDSLFNLIDQSWTPPEEGNHSAEGEVHCSVAQAIGFVEERLASEEVKETRPLRGPYLARLELISRLRQRGSPDEQQLGEPLELMFQYFVKFGDKPCCFTDLKVFLHLLSPDHYVQFVNRLTEAVPLGPVGEDGVALPGDTRALQRHLGAAQLSRCLGLQHALSTDGKLALIHELRAHYRHGLQFGTSCLKTELQFSDMYCLMAAHVYIDLWIETGKEHVLWQCLGLLEEGLAHSPSNAQIKLLLLLLFCRLGAFEPVVDLYSSLDAKHVQHDTIGYLLTRYAESLGQFAAASQACNFSLRFFHSNQKDTSEYIIQAYKYGAFEKIPEFIAFRNRLNNSLHFAQVRTERMLLDLYLDADISSTLEESVKNMSLCPEEDDIPWDSLRDNRDLDVFVSWNPKVQQLSKEHRQLSLEEESLWLRLRSLTLRLAGCLSGLCHSPQAPPPATPHAQRNAEKSAENGVASKPADMQPLLGQLERTLGQAAQFTDKHAHQYPFLGPPPTRLPQALANGSCQCQLVALQLPLHVQELETSGLDQSAELQAQIANLFKSLTVQLQDMLNKCKGDLLEVTDGRCRAQPSLLENLVFFVETVCVVLWVSSHCSGTLRPLKSSLQKKKKKKKETSTVTPVVLSGFQEFTASLQTLLSQAVEQIQDQESSLTALKLEALSLEGLPQAEDERTFIKAAMDKVQSSYLRSLQEVGDLLRKRADTLKSLKI, encoded by the exons ATTACCTTGACAATGGCAATAACAAGATGGCAATCCAGCAGGCCGAAAAACTTCTGAAGAAACACAGGGATCTTCACTGTGCCAAG GTCCTGAAGGCTATTGGTCTGCAGCGCACAGGCAAGCAGGACGAAGCCTTCACCCTCGCCCAGGAGGTGGCTGGCCTGGAGCCCACTGACGACAACTCCCTGCAGGCTCTCACCATCCTGTACCGGGAGATGCATCGAC CGGAGTTGGTGACTAAGCTGTATGAAGCCGCAGTCCGGAAGGTTCCGACCAGTGAGGAGTACCACTCCCATCTCTTCATGGCTTACGCCCGTGTCGGGGAGTACAAGAAAATGCAACAG GCTGGGATGGCCCTCTATAAGATTGTTCCTAAAAACCCATACTACTTCTGGTCAGTGATGAGTTTAGTGATGCAG GCCATCTCCGCGCAGGACGAGAAGCTCTCCCACACCATGTTTCTGCCTCTTGCTGAGCGTATGGTGGAGAAGATGGTCAAAGAGGAGAAGATCGAGGCTGAGGCAGAA GTGCAGCTGTATTTTATGATTCTGGAGCGTCTGGGGAAATATGCGGAGGCGCTGGAGGTCGTGCGGGGACAGCTCGGAG AGAAGCTCACTAGTGAGCTGCAAAGCCGGGAAAACAAGTGCATGTTTCTGTACGGTCGACTGGAGCAGTGGCCCGAGTGCAACGCCCTGTCCCGAAAACTGCTGCTGAAGAA CCCTGATGACTGGCAGTTCTACTTATCATATTTTGATTCCTTATTCAACCTCATTGACCAGAGCTGGACACCACCTGAAGAAGGCAATCA CTCCGCCGAGGGCGAGGTGCACTGCTCCGTGGCCCAGGCCATCGGCTTTGTGGAGGAGCGGCTAGCGTCCGAGGAGGTGAAGGAGACGCGGCCCCTGCGGGGCCCCTACCTGGCCCGCCTGGAGCTGATCAGCCGCCTGCGTCAGAGGGGCTCCCCTGACGAGCAACAGCTGG GAGAACCTCTCGAGCTGATGTTCCAGTACTTTGTGAAATTTGGAGACAAGCCATGTTGCTTCACGGACTTGAAGGTGTTTCTACACCTCCTTTCGCCGGACCATTATGTCCAG TTCGTTAACAGGCTGACGGAGGCCGTGCCGCTGGGGCCAGTGGGCGAGGATGGCGTGGCACTGCCGGGCGACACCCGCGCCCTCCAGAGGCACCTGGGCGCGGCTCAGCTCAGCCGCTGCCTGGGCTTACAGCACGCGCTCAGCACCGACGGCAAACTGGCCCTTATCCATGAGCTCAGGGCACACTACCGTCACGGCCTGCAATTCG GGACATCCTGTCTAAAGACTGAGCTGCAGTTCTCCGACATGTACTGCCTCATGGCTGCCCACGTCTACATTGACCTGTGGATAGAGACGG GTAAGGAGCACGTGCTGTGGCAGTGTCTGGGTCTCCTGGAGGAAGGCCTGGCACACAGCCCATCCAACGCCCAGATCAagctgctcctcctgctcctcttctgTCGCCTGGGCGCTTTCGAGCCCGTGGTGGACCTTTACTCCAGCCTGGACGCCAAGCATGTTCAGCATGACACCATAGG ATACTTACTGACCCGCTATGCCGAGTCCTTGGGCCAGTTTGCTGCTGCCTCCCAGGCGTGTAACTTCTCCCTCAGGTTTTTTCACTCAAACCAGAAAGAT ACCTCAGAATACATCATTCAGGCATACAAGTACGGCGCGTTTGAGAAGATCCCCGAGTTCATCGCCTTTAGGAACCGCCTGAATAACTCGCTGCACTTTGCCCAGGTGCGCACAGAGCGGATGCTGCTGGACCTCTACCTGGACGCTGACAT ATCGTCCACGTTAGAAGAAAGTGTGAAGAACATGTCCTTGTGTCCCGAAGAAGACGACATCCCCTGGGACAGCTTGCGGGACAACCGTGATCTCGACGTGTTTGTCAGCTGGAACCCGAAAGTCCA GCAGCTGAGCAAGGAGCACCGGCAGCTTTCTCTGGAGGAGGAGTCTCTGTGGCTCCGCCTGCGCTCCCTCACGCTCCGGCTGGCCGGCTGCCTCTCGGGCCTGTGCCACTCGCCGCAGGCCCCACCCCCGGCCACGCCCCATGCGCAGCGCAACGCAGAGAAGAGTGCAGAGAACGGGGTGGCGTCCAAACCCGCCGACATGCAGCCGCTGCTGGGACAGCTGGAGCGCACGCTCGGCCAGGCGGCACAGTTCACCGACAAGCACGCACAC CAGTACCCGTTCCTGGGCCCGCCCCCCACGCGCCTGCCCCAGGCTCTGGCCAACGGGTCATGCCAGTGCCAGCTGGTCGCCCTGCAGCTGCCCCTGCATGTCCAGGAGCTGGAGACCTCCGGCCTGG ATCAGTCAGCAGAGCTTCAGGCCCAAATAGCAAATCTCTTCAAATCATTAACAGTACAACTTCAAG AtatgctaaataaatgtaaaggtgACTTACTGGAAGTGACGGATGGCCGATGCAGGGCGCAGCCCTCTCTGCTAGAAAACCTCGTCTTCTTTGTCGAG ACCGTCTGTGTGGTCTTGTGGGTGTCCAGTCACTGCAGCGGCACGCTCCGACCGCTAAAGTCCAGTttgcagaagaagaaaaagaagaaaaaggaaaccAGTACAGTGACA cCAGTGGTGCTCTCTGGATTCCAGGAGTTTACTGCCAGCCTGCAGACCCTTCTCAGCCAGGCAGTGGAGCAGATCCAGGACCAGGAGAGCAGCCTGACGGCGCTGAAGCTTGAGGCCCTATCTCTTGAGGGGCTCCCACAGGCTGAG gATGAGAGGACCTTCATAAAGGCCGCCATGGACAAAGTGCAGAGCAGTTACCTGCGCTCACTGCAGGAGGTCGGAGATCTGCTGCGCAAAAGAGCCGACACGCTAAAATCCCTGAAGATCTGA